The proteins below are encoded in one region of Anoplopoma fimbria isolate UVic2021 breed Golden Eagle Sablefish chromosome 19, Afim_UVic_2022, whole genome shotgun sequence:
- the LOC129107831 gene encoding transcriptional repressor CTCF-like isoform X1 has protein sequence MKTVNLSLLFQFLPSMDGGPTEGVGVVEVPPKDFPSIQAIHSQDAMVADLLQQAAEAGGVVEGQAGVVLEQGHGDGMVAAAQAQQLMEAGMGIGVDGGAGVEMMVMDSLDPTLLQMKTEVIDAAVGGSSATLGVVGGVAGAAHQATVTTVDQTQIITLQVVNMEEQAALGLGELQLVQVPVSATTVEALQQGTFVDTTAMPKDGDPVICHTLPLPEGFQVVKVGANGEVETVEQEEGGEAHPEEEEDEEVGNQLLDEVEEEPMQPQNEDPTWAKDPDYQPPSGALKKNKKGKKSRLRYAEGDKDMDVSVYDFEEEQQEGLLSEVNAEKVVGNMKPPKPTKIKKKGVKKTFQCELCSYTCPRRSNLDRHMKSHTDERPHKCHLCGRAFRTVTLLRNHLNTHTGTRPHKCTDCDMAFVTSGELVRHRRYKHTHEKPFKCSMCDYASVEVSKLKRHIRSHTGERPFQCSLCSYASRDTYKLKRHMRTHSGEKPYECYICHARFTQSGTMKMHILQKHTENVAKFHCPHCDTVIARKSDLGVHLRKQHSFIETGKKCRYCDAVFHERYALIQHQKSHKNEKRFKCDMCDYCCRQERHMVMHRRTHTGEKPYACSQCEKTFRQKQLLDMHFKRYHDPNFVPTAFVCPKCSKTFTRRNTMARHSENCTGEVEDAENGAPPPKKGRRGRKRKMRSRRDEDDSEEDHAELDEEEEEEEDGEGDGEEEASLLQEEEEPESMELDQAPAAIPVPAPEEPPVKRKRGRPPKNAPKPPTPSKSARVAAKAAASAAAFIQVEDESTGAVENIIVKKEEGDASVATPLEQGVALTVEGVELDGEGVETVELAVNEETATAAANGDLTPEMILSMMDR, from the exons ATGAAAACAGTCAATTTATCGTTGCTATTCCAG TTCCTACCCAGCATGGACGGAGGGCCAACAGAGGGTGTAGGGGTGGTGGAGGTCCCGCCCAAAGACTTCCCCTCCATCCAGGCCATTCACAGCCAGGATGCCATGGTGGCTGACCTCCTCCAGCAAGCTGCAGAGGCCGGGGGCGTGGTGGAGGGACAAGCAGGAGTTGTCCTGGAGCAAG GTCACGGGGACGGAATGGTAGCAGCCGCCCAGGCCCAGCAGTTGATGGAAGCTGGGATGGGGATTGGTGTGGACGGCGGAGCAGGGGTTGAAATGATGGTTATGGATTCGCTGGATCCTACCCTGTTGCAGATGAAGACTGAG GTGATCGATGCTGCAGTGGGGGGATCATCAGCTACCCTGGGTGTTGTCGGAGGGGTGGCGGGCGCAGCTCACCAAGCAACTGTAACAACAGTGGACCAGACCCAAATCATCACACTGCAG GTGGTGAACATGGAGGAGCAGGCGGCCCTGGGTCTCGGGGAGCTCCAGCTGGTCCAGGTGCCGGTCTCTGCCACCACCGTGGAGGCCCTGCAGCAAGGCACCTTTGTAGACACCACTGCTATGCCAAAGGACGGAGACCCGGTCATCTGCCACACCCTGCCACTGCCGGAGGGCTTTcag GTGGTTAAGGTTGGCGCAAATGGGGAGGTGGAGACAGTGGagcaggaagagggaggagaagcccaccctgaagaggaggaagacgaggaggtgGGGAACCAGCTGCTGGACgaagtggaggaggagcccATGCAGCCTCAGAATGAGGACCCGACCTGGGCTAAAGACCCAGACTATCAGCCCCCATCCGGAGCTctcaagaagaacaagaag GGTAAAAAGAGTCGTCTGCGTTACGCTGAAGGAGATAAGGACATGGATGTCAGTGTCTATGACTTTGAAGAGGAACAGCAGGAGGGCCTTCTGTCTGAGGTCAATGCTGAGAAGGTCGTGGGCAACATGAAACCACCCAAACCCACCAAGATCAAGAAGAAAG GAGTGAAGAAGACGTTTCAGTGTGAGCTGTGTAGCTACACGTGCCCACGACGCTCCAACCTGGACAGACACATGAAGAGCCATACGGACGAGAGACCTCACAAGTGTCACCTGTGTGGAAGAGCCTTCAGGACGGTCACCCTGCTAAGAAACcatctcaacacacacactg GAACTCGTCCACACAAGTGCACAGACTGCGATATGGCTTTCGTGACTAGTGGAGAGTTGGTCCGTCATCGCCGCTACAAACACACCCATGAGAAACCCTTCAAATGCTCCATGTGTGACTACGCCAGTGTGGAG GTGAGCAAGCTAAAGCGTCACATCCGTTCCCACACTGGTGAGCGTCCATTCCAGTGCAGTCTTTGCAGCTACGCCAGCAGAGACACATACAAGCTGAAGAGACACATGAGGACACACTCAG GAGAGAAACCTTACGAGTGCTACATCTGCCATGCCCGATTCACCCAGAGTGGAACCATGAAGATGCACattctgcagaaacacacagagaacgtGGCCAAATTCCACTGTCCACACTGTGACACTGTCATCGCACGCAAGAGCGACTTGg GTGTCCATCTTCGTAAGCAGCACTCATTCATTGAGACTGGAAAGAAGTGTCGGTACTGCGACGCCGTTTTTCATGAGCGATACGCCCTGATCCAGCACCAGAAGTCCCATAAGAACGAGAAGCGGTTCAAATGCGACATGTGTGACTACTGCTGCCGCCAG GAGCGCCACATGGTCATGCACCGTCGGACTCACACTGGAGAGAAACCATACGCCTGCAGCCAGTGTGAGAAGACCTTCAGACAGAAGCAGCTGCTGGACATGCACTTCAAACGCTACCACGACCCCAACTTTGTCCCCACCGCCTTCGTCTGCCCCAAGTGTAGCAAGACCTTCACTCGCAGG AACACCATGGCTCGGCACTCTGAGAACTGCACTGGTGAGGTGGAGGATGCTGAGAATGGAGCCCCACCCCcaaagaaagggaggagaggaagaaagaggaagatgaggagcaggagagaTGAGGATGACAGCG AGGAGGATCATGCTGAactggatgaggaggaggaagaggaggaggatggtgaAGGTGACGGCGAGGAAGAAGCATCCCTgctacaggaagaggaggagcctgAAAGCATGGAACTGGACCAGGCCCCTGCTGCAATCCCGGTACCGGCTCCTGAGGAGCCACCGGTCAAGAGGAAACGAGGCCGGCCCCCAAAGAACGCACCCAAACCTCCAACACCCAGCAAGTCAGCCAGGGTGGCTGCCAAGGCGGCTGCTTCTG CTGCTGCCTTCATTCAGGTGGAGGATGAGAGCACTGGAGCAGTGGAGAACATCATAGTGAAGAAGGAGGAAGGCGACGCCTCTGTGGCGACGCCTCTGGAGCAGGGAGTGGCTCTGACCGTGGAGGGGGTGGAGCTAGACGGGGAAGGGGTGGAGACTGTTGAGCTGGCCGTGAACGAGGAGACGGCTACCGCTGCCGCCAACGGAGATCTGACGCCAGAGATGATCCTCAGCATGATGGACCGGTGA
- the LOC129107831 gene encoding transcriptional repressor CTCF-like isoform X2, with translation MDGGPTEGVGVVEVPPKDFPSIQAIHSQDAMVADLLQQAAEAGGVVEGQAGVVLEQGHGDGMVAAAQAQQLMEAGMGIGVDGGAGVEMMVMDSLDPTLLQMKTEVIDAAVGGSSATLGVVGGVAGAAHQATVTTVDQTQIITLQVVNMEEQAALGLGELQLVQVPVSATTVEALQQGTFVDTTAMPKDGDPVICHTLPLPEGFQVVKVGANGEVETVEQEEGGEAHPEEEEDEEVGNQLLDEVEEEPMQPQNEDPTWAKDPDYQPPSGALKKNKKGKKSRLRYAEGDKDMDVSVYDFEEEQQEGLLSEVNAEKVVGNMKPPKPTKIKKKGVKKTFQCELCSYTCPRRSNLDRHMKSHTDERPHKCHLCGRAFRTVTLLRNHLNTHTGTRPHKCTDCDMAFVTSGELVRHRRYKHTHEKPFKCSMCDYASVEVSKLKRHIRSHTGERPFQCSLCSYASRDTYKLKRHMRTHSGEKPYECYICHARFTQSGTMKMHILQKHTENVAKFHCPHCDTVIARKSDLGVHLRKQHSFIETGKKCRYCDAVFHERYALIQHQKSHKNEKRFKCDMCDYCCRQERHMVMHRRTHTGEKPYACSQCEKTFRQKQLLDMHFKRYHDPNFVPTAFVCPKCSKTFTRRNTMARHSENCTGEVEDAENGAPPPKKGRRGRKRKMRSRRDEDDSEEDHAELDEEEEEEEDGEGDGEEEASLLQEEEEPESMELDQAPAAIPVPAPEEPPVKRKRGRPPKNAPKPPTPSKSARVAAKAAASAAAFIQVEDESTGAVENIIVKKEEGDASVATPLEQGVALTVEGVELDGEGVETVELAVNEETATAAANGDLTPEMILSMMDR, from the exons ATGGACGGAGGGCCAACAGAGGGTGTAGGGGTGGTGGAGGTCCCGCCCAAAGACTTCCCCTCCATCCAGGCCATTCACAGCCAGGATGCCATGGTGGCTGACCTCCTCCAGCAAGCTGCAGAGGCCGGGGGCGTGGTGGAGGGACAAGCAGGAGTTGTCCTGGAGCAAG GTCACGGGGACGGAATGGTAGCAGCCGCCCAGGCCCAGCAGTTGATGGAAGCTGGGATGGGGATTGGTGTGGACGGCGGAGCAGGGGTTGAAATGATGGTTATGGATTCGCTGGATCCTACCCTGTTGCAGATGAAGACTGAG GTGATCGATGCTGCAGTGGGGGGATCATCAGCTACCCTGGGTGTTGTCGGAGGGGTGGCGGGCGCAGCTCACCAAGCAACTGTAACAACAGTGGACCAGACCCAAATCATCACACTGCAG GTGGTGAACATGGAGGAGCAGGCGGCCCTGGGTCTCGGGGAGCTCCAGCTGGTCCAGGTGCCGGTCTCTGCCACCACCGTGGAGGCCCTGCAGCAAGGCACCTTTGTAGACACCACTGCTATGCCAAAGGACGGAGACCCGGTCATCTGCCACACCCTGCCACTGCCGGAGGGCTTTcag GTGGTTAAGGTTGGCGCAAATGGGGAGGTGGAGACAGTGGagcaggaagagggaggagaagcccaccctgaagaggaggaagacgaggaggtgGGGAACCAGCTGCTGGACgaagtggaggaggagcccATGCAGCCTCAGAATGAGGACCCGACCTGGGCTAAAGACCCAGACTATCAGCCCCCATCCGGAGCTctcaagaagaacaagaag GGTAAAAAGAGTCGTCTGCGTTACGCTGAAGGAGATAAGGACATGGATGTCAGTGTCTATGACTTTGAAGAGGAACAGCAGGAGGGCCTTCTGTCTGAGGTCAATGCTGAGAAGGTCGTGGGCAACATGAAACCACCCAAACCCACCAAGATCAAGAAGAAAG GAGTGAAGAAGACGTTTCAGTGTGAGCTGTGTAGCTACACGTGCCCACGACGCTCCAACCTGGACAGACACATGAAGAGCCATACGGACGAGAGACCTCACAAGTGTCACCTGTGTGGAAGAGCCTTCAGGACGGTCACCCTGCTAAGAAACcatctcaacacacacactg GAACTCGTCCACACAAGTGCACAGACTGCGATATGGCTTTCGTGACTAGTGGAGAGTTGGTCCGTCATCGCCGCTACAAACACACCCATGAGAAACCCTTCAAATGCTCCATGTGTGACTACGCCAGTGTGGAG GTGAGCAAGCTAAAGCGTCACATCCGTTCCCACACTGGTGAGCGTCCATTCCAGTGCAGTCTTTGCAGCTACGCCAGCAGAGACACATACAAGCTGAAGAGACACATGAGGACACACTCAG GAGAGAAACCTTACGAGTGCTACATCTGCCATGCCCGATTCACCCAGAGTGGAACCATGAAGATGCACattctgcagaaacacacagagaacgtGGCCAAATTCCACTGTCCACACTGTGACACTGTCATCGCACGCAAGAGCGACTTGg GTGTCCATCTTCGTAAGCAGCACTCATTCATTGAGACTGGAAAGAAGTGTCGGTACTGCGACGCCGTTTTTCATGAGCGATACGCCCTGATCCAGCACCAGAAGTCCCATAAGAACGAGAAGCGGTTCAAATGCGACATGTGTGACTACTGCTGCCGCCAG GAGCGCCACATGGTCATGCACCGTCGGACTCACACTGGAGAGAAACCATACGCCTGCAGCCAGTGTGAGAAGACCTTCAGACAGAAGCAGCTGCTGGACATGCACTTCAAACGCTACCACGACCCCAACTTTGTCCCCACCGCCTTCGTCTGCCCCAAGTGTAGCAAGACCTTCACTCGCAGG AACACCATGGCTCGGCACTCTGAGAACTGCACTGGTGAGGTGGAGGATGCTGAGAATGGAGCCCCACCCCcaaagaaagggaggagaggaagaaagaggaagatgaggagcaggagagaTGAGGATGACAGCG AGGAGGATCATGCTGAactggatgaggaggaggaagaggaggaggatggtgaAGGTGACGGCGAGGAAGAAGCATCCCTgctacaggaagaggaggagcctgAAAGCATGGAACTGGACCAGGCCCCTGCTGCAATCCCGGTACCGGCTCCTGAGGAGCCACCGGTCAAGAGGAAACGAGGCCGGCCCCCAAAGAACGCACCCAAACCTCCAACACCCAGCAAGTCAGCCAGGGTGGCTGCCAAGGCGGCTGCTTCTG CTGCTGCCTTCATTCAGGTGGAGGATGAGAGCACTGGAGCAGTGGAGAACATCATAGTGAAGAAGGAGGAAGGCGACGCCTCTGTGGCGACGCCTCTGGAGCAGGGAGTGGCTCTGACCGTGGAGGGGGTGGAGCTAGACGGGGAAGGGGTGGAGACTGTTGAGCTGGCCGTGAACGAGGAGACGGCTACCGCTGCCGCCAACGGAGATCTGACGCCAGAGATGATCCTCAGCATGATGGACCGGTGA